A DNA window from Amycolatopsis sp. DSM 110486 contains the following coding sequences:
- a CDS encoding ribonucleoside-diphosphate reductase subunit alpha, producing MSVETGQRPPSSADSAPSAVRVIRRDGSVSPFDAGKISVALTKAFLAVEGGDAAASSRVHHVVAELTEQVEASLLRHAGPEPALHIEQIQDLVELALMRGEHHKVARAYVLYRDERSKAREAATPAPAEAAISVKGTDGSLRPLDWARVSHVVGEAVAGLEDVSAEPVLAEAKRNLYDGISADELALAQIMAARVLVEQEPNYSYVSARLLLDKLRGEALSYLAGRARLASQDEMTAEYPAYFRTYLRRAVELELVDGELLTFDLDKITAAIHAERDLDFGFLGLQTLYDRYFQHHNGTRFELPQAFFMRVAMGLAIREDNREARAIEFYELLSTFHFMASTPTLFNSGTTRAQLSSCFLTTVDDDLDSIFQAYKNNALLAKYSGGLGNDWTPVRGLGAHIKGTNGQSQGVVPFLKIANDTAVAVNQGGKRKGAACAYLETWHVDIEEFLDLRKNTGDDRRRTHDMNTANWVPDEFLRRVEADAQWTLFSPNETPDLHDLYGNAFAERYREYEAAADRGEIKVFRRLRAVDLWRRMLTMLFETGHPWITFKDPCNLRSPQQHVGVVHSSNLCTEITLNTNIDEVAVCNLGSVNLLKHVTPEGLDTKRLEKTVRTAVRMLDNVIDINFYTIPEARRSNLRHRPVGLGIMGYQDALFEIGVPFASQEAVKFADLSMEHVSYYAISASTDLAEERGQYQTFEGSLWSRGILPIDSMQLLIDARQGDALAVDTSTTLDWAPLRERVKTVGMRNSNVMAIAPTATISNISGVGQSIEPLFQNLYVKSNMSGDFTVVNPHLVKSLKARGLWDEVMVSDLKYFDGSLGQIDRVPDDLKALYATAFEIESKWIVDAGSVRQKWIDQAQSLNLYIAAPSGRKLDELYRYAWHKGLKTTYYLRAQSATHVEKSTLRGTDGKLNAVSAAPAAAAAPAATPAPAPSPSAAVPASPAAAVPAAVPAAKPAEPKEMPKVDDIDFVATEGAACRIDDPDCEACQ from the coding sequence ATGTCAGTGGAAACCGGTCAGCGTCCGCCCTCGTCGGCGGACTCGGCTCCGAGCGCGGTCCGCGTGATCCGGCGCGACGGCAGTGTGTCGCCGTTCGACGCTGGCAAGATCAGCGTGGCCCTCACCAAGGCCTTCCTCGCCGTGGAGGGCGGCGACGCGGCCGCTTCCTCGCGCGTGCACCACGTCGTCGCCGAGCTGACCGAGCAGGTCGAGGCTTCCCTGCTGCGCCACGCCGGCCCCGAGCCCGCCCTGCACATCGAGCAGATCCAGGACCTCGTCGAGCTCGCCCTGATGCGCGGTGAGCACCACAAGGTCGCCCGCGCGTACGTGCTCTACCGCGACGAGCGCTCGAAGGCCCGCGAGGCTGCCACGCCGGCGCCCGCCGAGGCCGCGATCAGCGTCAAGGGCACCGACGGCTCGCTGCGTCCGCTCGACTGGGCCCGGGTGTCCCACGTGGTGGGCGAGGCCGTGGCCGGGCTCGAGGACGTGTCCGCCGAGCCGGTGCTGGCCGAGGCCAAGCGCAACCTCTACGACGGCATCAGCGCCGACGAGCTCGCGCTCGCGCAGATCATGGCCGCCCGCGTGCTCGTCGAGCAGGAGCCGAACTACTCGTACGTGAGTGCGCGGCTCCTGCTGGACAAGCTGCGCGGAGAGGCCCTGAGCTACCTCGCCGGCCGCGCTCGCCTGGCCAGCCAGGACGAGATGACCGCCGAGTACCCCGCGTACTTCCGCACCTACCTGCGCCGCGCGGTCGAGCTGGAGCTCGTCGACGGCGAGCTGCTCACGTTCGACCTCGACAAGATCACCGCGGCCATCCACGCCGAGCGTGACCTGGACTTCGGGTTCCTGGGCCTGCAGACGCTGTACGACCGGTACTTCCAGCACCACAACGGCACGCGCTTCGAGCTGCCGCAGGCGTTCTTCATGCGCGTGGCCATGGGCCTGGCCATCCGCGAGGACAACCGCGAAGCCCGCGCGATCGAGTTCTACGAGCTGCTCTCCACCTTCCACTTCATGGCCTCGACGCCGACGCTGTTCAACTCGGGTACCACGCGCGCGCAGCTCTCGTCGTGCTTCCTGACCACTGTGGACGACGACCTGGACTCGATCTTCCAGGCGTACAAGAACAACGCGCTGCTCGCCAAGTACTCGGGCGGCCTCGGCAACGACTGGACCCCGGTGCGCGGCCTCGGCGCGCACATCAAGGGCACCAACGGCCAGTCGCAGGGTGTCGTGCCGTTCCTCAAGATCGCCAACGACACCGCCGTCGCCGTGAACCAGGGCGGCAAGCGCAAGGGCGCGGCGTGCGCGTACCTCGAGACGTGGCACGTGGACATCGAGGAGTTCCTCGACCTGCGCAAGAACACCGGTGACGACCGCCGCCGCACGCACGACATGAACACGGCGAACTGGGTGCCGGACGAGTTCCTGCGCCGCGTCGAGGCCGACGCGCAGTGGACCCTGTTCTCCCCCAACGAGACGCCGGACCTGCACGACCTCTACGGCAACGCGTTCGCCGAGCGCTACCGCGAGTACGAGGCCGCCGCCGACCGCGGCGAGATCAAGGTCTTCCGCCGCCTGCGCGCCGTCGACCTGTGGCGTCGCATGCTGACGATGCTGTTCGAGACCGGCCACCCGTGGATCACGTTCAAGGACCCGTGCAACCTGCGCTCGCCGCAGCAGCACGTCGGCGTGGTGCACTCCTCGAACCTGTGCACCGAGATCACGCTGAACACCAACATCGACGAGGTCGCGGTCTGCAACCTCGGCTCGGTGAACCTGCTCAAGCACGTGACGCCCGAGGGCCTCGACACCAAGCGCCTCGAGAAGACCGTGCGCACCGCGGTCCGCATGCTCGACAACGTGATCGACATCAACTTCTACACGATCCCGGAGGCGCGCCGCTCCAACCTGCGCCACCGCCCGGTGGGCCTGGGCATCATGGGCTACCAGGACGCGCTGTTCGAGATCGGCGTTCCGTTCGCTTCGCAGGAGGCGGTGAAGTTCGCCGACCTCAGCATGGAGCACGTGTCCTACTACGCGATCTCCGCGTCGACCGACCTCGCCGAGGAGCGCGGCCAGTACCAGACGTTCGAGGGTTCGCTGTGGAGCCGCGGCATCCTGCCGATCGACTCGATGCAGCTGCTGATCGACGCACGCCAGGGCGACGCCCTCGCCGTCGACACCTCCACGACGTTGGACTGGGCGCCGCTGCGCGAGCGCGTGAAGACCGTCGGCATGCGCAACTCCAACGTGATGGCGATCGCACCGACCGCGACGATCTCCAACATCTCCGGCGTCGGCCAGTCGATCGAGCCGCTGTTCCAGAACCTGTACGTGAAGTCGAACATGTCGGGCGACTTCACCGTGGTGAACCCGCACCTGGTCAAGAGCCTCAAGGCCCGCGGTCTGTGGGACGAGGTCATGGTCAGCGACCTGAAGTACTTCGACGGCAGCCTCGGCCAGATCGACCGCGTGCCGGACGACCTCAAGGCGCTCTACGCCACCGCGTTCGAGATCGAGTCGAAGTGGATCGTGGACGCGGGCTCGGTCCGGCAGAAGTGGATCGACCAGGCGCAGTCGCTGAACCTCTACATCGCGGCGCCGAGCGGGCGCAAGCTCGACGAGCTGTACCGCTACGCGTGGCACAAGGGCCTCAAGACCACGTACTACCTGCGCGCGCAGTCGGCGACGCACGTGGAGAAGAGCACCCTGCGCGGCACCGACGGCAAGCTGAACGCGGTCTCGGCCGCCCCCGCCGCCGCCGCTGCTCCGGCCGCGACGCCGGCCCCGGCGCCGTCGCCCTCGGCCGCTGTCCCGGCGAGCCCCGCCGCGGCCGTGCCCGCCGCGGTCCCGGCCGCCAAGCCCGCCGAGCCTAAGGAAATGCCGAAGGTCGACGACATCGACTTCGTCGCCACCGAAGGCGCCGCCTGCCGCATCGACGACCCCGACTGCGAAGCCTGCCAGTGA
- a CDS encoding acetoacetate decarboxylase family protein has translation MTAYPPEPWHLAGQAQLSAWLLPAGKLPELPEGVEPVTTGGHAAVFTAWVGYRAPGQLSYHELLAAVAVRGGLTASITDIWVDSEVSLAGGRELWGIPKDLATLEFSGDREFTAATGDDWIATAAFSRRAGLPAALPARFEIAQTLGGRLKRSPVTSRAKPHAAAADWSVNPAGPLGFLAGRRPIVSASLRDFTLVFGG, from the coding sequence ATGACCGCCTACCCGCCCGAACCGTGGCACCTCGCGGGCCAGGCACAGCTGTCCGCGTGGCTGCTCCCGGCCGGCAAACTACCGGAACTGCCCGAAGGCGTCGAACCCGTCACCACCGGCGGCCACGCCGCGGTGTTCACCGCGTGGGTCGGCTACCGCGCGCCGGGGCAGCTGAGCTACCACGAGCTGCTCGCCGCCGTCGCCGTGCGCGGCGGCCTCACCGCGTCGATCACCGACATCTGGGTCGACAGTGAGGTCTCGCTCGCGGGCGGACGCGAGCTGTGGGGCATCCCGAAGGACCTCGCGACGCTCGAGTTCAGCGGCGACCGCGAGTTCACCGCGGCCACCGGCGACGACTGGATCGCCACCGCCGCGTTCTCCCGCCGCGCCGGGCTGCCGGCCGCGCTGCCCGCGCGGTTCGAGATCGCGCAGACGCTCGGCGGGCGGCTCAAGCGCAGCCCCGTCACCTCGCGTGCGAAGCCGCACGCGGCTGCTGCCGACTGGTCCGTGAACCCCGCCGGACCGCTCGGCTTCCTGGCCGGACGTCGCCCGATCGTGAGCGCGAGCCTGCGCGACTTCACCCTCGTCTTCGGCGGCTGA
- a CDS encoding enoyl-CoA hydratase-related protein: MSTYADITYEVAERIATVKLNRPQARNGYTVRMADELGDAMDRADRDEDVRVVVLTSTGKDFSVGADLSSGGFDFELGEGPPDGWQEPAGRCSKRIFTMNKPVIAALRGAAVGGGITITLSCDYRLAADDSKFGFVFTRRGIYPEGGSAWFLPRLVGMGTAVDWMVSGRVFGAEEALRKGLVHSVHPPEAVLDKAYELARDLVANTAPVSVAVTRQLLYRMASAPSPFEVHELDSKLIGGLPTNPDAVEGVLSFLQKRPPEFKLRVDHDQPDYLPWIEE; this comes from the coding sequence ATGAGCACCTACGCGGACATCACCTACGAGGTCGCCGAGCGGATCGCGACGGTCAAGCTGAACCGGCCCCAGGCGCGCAACGGCTACACCGTGCGGATGGCCGACGAGCTGGGTGACGCCATGGACCGCGCGGACCGCGACGAGGACGTGCGCGTGGTCGTGCTCACCAGCACCGGCAAGGACTTCTCCGTGGGGGCCGACCTGTCGTCCGGCGGGTTCGACTTCGAGCTCGGCGAGGGTCCGCCCGACGGCTGGCAGGAGCCGGCGGGCCGCTGCTCCAAGCGGATCTTCACGATGAACAAGCCCGTGATCGCCGCGTTGCGCGGCGCGGCGGTGGGCGGCGGCATCACGATCACGCTGTCGTGCGACTACCGGCTGGCCGCCGACGACTCGAAGTTCGGCTTCGTGTTCACCCGCCGCGGGATCTACCCCGAAGGCGGGTCCGCGTGGTTCCTCCCCCGGCTCGTCGGCATGGGCACGGCCGTGGACTGGATGGTGAGCGGACGCGTCTTCGGCGCCGAAGAGGCGTTGCGGAAGGGGCTGGTGCACAGCGTCCACCCGCCGGAAGCCGTGCTGGACAAGGCTTACGAGCTCGCGCGCGACCTCGTGGCCAACACCGCTCCCGTGTCGGTCGCCGTCACGCGCCAGCTGCTGTACCGGATGGCGTCGGCCCCGTCGCCGTTCGAGGTGCACGAGCTGGACTCGAAGCTGATCGGCGGGCTGCCGACCAATCCGGACGCGGTCGAAGGCGTGTTGTCGTTCCTGCAGAAACGCCCACCGGAGTTCAAGCTCCGCGTCGACCACGACCAGCCGGACTACCTGCCCTGGATCGAGGAATGA
- a CDS encoding TIGR03084 family metal-binding protein → MADLGVILGDLAAESQAIDDVVAGLPPEGWARPTPAEGWTVAHQIAHLAWTDSKALIAAARPEEWQTEVEHLLSVGESYVDLAAEEAAATPPQELLAQWRAGRAALSEALAAVPAGQKLPWYGPPMSAASMATARMMETWAHGQDVFDALGLAREPTGRLWHIARFGTRTRDFAFKLNSLAPPPVEFRVELASPDGTTWAFGPEDAEQRLTGSAVDFCLVITQRRHPADTDLVATGADVEEWLTIAQAFAGPPGGGRKPGQFA, encoded by the coding sequence ATGGCTGATCTCGGCGTGATCCTCGGGGATCTGGCTGCCGAATCACAGGCGATCGACGACGTGGTGGCCGGGCTGCCGCCCGAGGGGTGGGCCAGGCCGACGCCGGCGGAGGGGTGGACGGTCGCGCATCAGATCGCGCACCTGGCCTGGACGGACTCGAAGGCGCTGATCGCCGCGGCCCGGCCCGAGGAGTGGCAGACCGAGGTCGAGCACCTGCTGAGCGTGGGGGAGAGCTACGTCGACCTCGCCGCTGAGGAAGCCGCCGCGACGCCGCCGCAGGAGCTGCTCGCACAGTGGCGCGCCGGGCGGGCGGCGCTGTCCGAAGCGCTCGCCGCCGTGCCCGCCGGGCAGAAGCTGCCCTGGTACGGGCCGCCGATGAGCGCCGCGTCCATGGCCACCGCGCGGATGATGGAGACGTGGGCCCACGGCCAGGACGTGTTCGACGCGCTGGGGCTGGCCCGTGAGCCGACCGGCCGGTTGTGGCACATCGCCCGCTTCGGCACGCGCACGCGGGACTTCGCCTTCAAGCTCAACTCTCTGGCGCCGCCGCCCGTGGAGTTCCGCGTGGAGCTGGCCTCGCCGGACGGCACGACGTGGGCGTTCGGGCCCGAGGACGCCGAGCAGCGGCTCACCGGCAGCGCCGTGGACTTCTGCCTGGTCATCACGCAGCGGCGCCACCCCGCGGACACGGACCTGGTCGCGACCGGCGCCGACGTCGAAGAATGGCTCACCATCGCGCAGGCGTTCGCCGGTCCTCCCGGTGGCGGCCGGAAGCCGGGGCAGTTCGCATGA
- a CDS encoding acyclic terpene utilization AtuA family protein — translation MSRVNKAPIRIGNASGFYGDRFSAVREMLTGGPLDVLTGDYLAELTMLILGRDRMKDPERGYAKTFLRQMEENLALAKEKGVKIVANAGGLNPAGLATALRELAAKLALDVRIAHVEGDDLIGRADELGFKEPLTANAYLGAWGIVECLNAGADVVVTGRVTDASVIVGPAAAHFGWTREDYDALAGAVAAGHVIECGAQATGGNYAFFREQPIGVPGFPIAEIHADGSSVITKHPGTGGVVNTGTVTAQLLYEITGARYANPDVTTRLDTLTLAEDGPDRVRISGVTGEAPPPTLKVALNRLGGFRNETTFVLTGLDIEEKAALVREQLETALERKPPAEVRWTLARTDHRDADTEEQASALLHVAVKDADPKIAGRAFSGAAVELALASYPGFHVTAPPSDASPYGVYSAAFVDAGEVPHIAVLTDGRRVDIAPSTKTRALTEVDEPALPEPLPDGPARRVPLGRVIGARSGDKGGSANLGVWVRSEEAWRWLVHRLTVAEFRLLLPETAQLPVTRHVLPNLWAMNFVVEDILGEGVASQARFDPQAKAFGEWLRAREIDVPEALL, via the coding sequence ATGAGCCGCGTGAACAAGGCCCCGATCCGGATCGGGAACGCGTCGGGCTTTTACGGCGACCGGTTCTCCGCCGTGCGCGAGATGCTGACCGGCGGGCCGCTCGACGTGCTCACCGGCGACTACCTCGCCGAGCTGACCATGCTCATCCTCGGGCGCGACCGGATGAAGGACCCCGAACGCGGCTACGCCAAGACCTTCCTGCGCCAGATGGAGGAGAACCTGGCGCTGGCCAAGGAAAAGGGCGTGAAGATCGTCGCCAACGCGGGTGGCCTCAACCCCGCGGGCCTGGCGACGGCGTTGCGTGAGCTGGCCGCGAAGCTCGCCCTCGATGTGCGGATCGCGCACGTCGAGGGCGACGACCTGATCGGGCGTGCCGACGAGCTGGGCTTCAAGGAACCGTTGACCGCCAACGCCTATCTCGGCGCGTGGGGCATCGTCGAGTGCCTGAACGCCGGCGCCGACGTGGTCGTGACCGGCCGGGTCACCGACGCGTCGGTGATCGTCGGGCCCGCCGCCGCGCACTTCGGCTGGACGCGCGAGGACTACGACGCGCTGGCCGGCGCCGTCGCCGCGGGGCACGTGATCGAGTGCGGCGCGCAGGCGACCGGCGGCAACTACGCGTTCTTCCGCGAACAGCCGATCGGCGTGCCCGGGTTCCCGATCGCCGAGATCCACGCCGACGGGTCCAGCGTCATTACGAAACACCCCGGCACCGGCGGGGTCGTGAACACGGGCACGGTCACCGCGCAGCTGCTGTACGAGATCACCGGCGCCCGCTATGCGAACCCCGACGTCACCACGCGCTTGGACACGCTGACGCTGGCCGAGGACGGCCCCGACCGCGTGCGCATCAGCGGCGTGACCGGCGAGGCCCCGCCGCCCACGCTCAAGGTCGCGCTGAACCGGCTCGGCGGGTTCCGCAACGAGACCACGTTCGTGCTCACCGGCCTCGACATCGAGGAGAAGGCCGCGCTCGTGCGCGAGCAGCTGGAGACGGCGCTCGAACGCAAGCCCCCCGCCGAGGTCCGCTGGACGCTCGCGCGCACGGACCACCGCGACGCCGACACCGAGGAACAGGCCAGCGCGCTGCTGCACGTCGCGGTGAAGGACGCGGACCCGAAGATCGCCGGCCGCGCGTTCAGCGGCGCCGCGGTGGAGCTGGCGCTCGCGAGTTATCCCGGCTTCCACGTGACCGCTCCGCCTTCGGACGCGTCGCCGTACGGCGTCTACTCGGCGGCCTTTGTGGACGCCGGCGAGGTACCGCACATCGCGGTGCTCACCGATGGTCGACGTGTCGACATAGCACCGTCCACCAAGACCCGAGCACTGACCGAAGTGGACGAACCGGCGCTGCCCGAGCCGTTGCCGGACGGCCCGGCCCGCCGTGTCCCGCTCGGCCGGGTGATCGGCGCGCGCAGCGGTGACAAGGGCGGTAGTGCCAACCTCGGCGTCTGGGTGCGCTCGGAAGAAGCGTGGCGCTGGCTCGTGCACCGGCTCACCGTCGCCGAGTTCCGCCTGCTGCTGCCGGAGACGGCGCAGCTGCCCGTGACCCGGCACGTGCTGCCGAACCTGTGGGCGATGAACTTCGTGGTCGAGGACATCCTCGGTGAGGGCGTGGCCTCGCAGGCGCGGTTCGACCCGCAGGCCAAGGCGTTCGGCGAATGGCTGCGGGCGCGCGAGATCGACGTGCCGGAGGCGCTGCTGTGA
- a CDS encoding acyl-CoA dehydrogenase family protein codes for MVDPFATPERKELRATVRRFVEKDVLPHLDDWERAGELPRELHRKAGDLGLLGVAFPEAVGGGDGNYLDALVVAEEMHYAGGSGGLFASLFTCGIAVPHIAAAGDPVQVERWVRPTLEGTKIGSLAVTEPDGGSDVAGIRTTAVREGDEYVVNGAKTFITSGCRADFVTTVVRTGGEGAHGISLLVVERGTPGFTVSRKLEKMGWAASDTAELSYVDVRVPVENLVGAENSGFAQVATQFVTERLSLAVQAYAHAQRALDLTLDWCRLRETFGRPLISRQVVQHKLTEMARKTDVARTYARQTAVRHVSGEEVIAEACFAKNTAVEAAEWVVNEAVQLHGGLGYMRESEVERHYRDVRILGIGGGSTEILTGLAAKRLGYTA; via the coding sequence ATCGTGGACCCGTTCGCCACGCCGGAACGCAAGGAGCTGCGCGCGACCGTGCGGCGGTTCGTCGAGAAGGACGTGCTGCCGCACCTCGACGACTGGGAACGCGCGGGCGAGCTGCCGCGCGAGCTGCACCGCAAGGCCGGGGACCTCGGGCTGCTCGGCGTCGCGTTCCCCGAGGCCGTGGGCGGCGGCGACGGCAACTACCTCGACGCACTCGTGGTCGCCGAGGAGATGCACTACGCGGGCGGCTCAGGCGGCCTGTTCGCGTCGCTGTTCACGTGCGGCATCGCCGTGCCGCACATCGCCGCGGCCGGGGACCCGGTGCAGGTCGAACGCTGGGTGCGGCCGACACTGGAAGGGACGAAGATCGGCTCGCTCGCCGTCACCGAGCCCGACGGCGGGTCCGATGTCGCCGGCATCCGCACCACCGCCGTGCGCGAAGGTGACGAGTACGTGGTCAACGGCGCCAAGACGTTCATCACCTCCGGCTGCCGCGCCGACTTCGTGACCACGGTCGTCCGCACGGGCGGGGAGGGCGCGCACGGCATCTCCCTGCTGGTGGTCGAACGTGGCACGCCCGGGTTCACGGTGTCGCGCAAGCTGGAGAAGATGGGCTGGGCCGCGTCCGACACCGCCGAACTGTCCTACGTGGACGTCCGAGTGCCGGTGGAGAACCTCGTGGGCGCCGAGAACAGCGGCTTCGCCCAGGTGGCCACCCAGTTCGTGACCGAGCGGCTTTCGCTTGCCGTGCAGGCCTACGCCCACGCGCAGCGCGCGCTCGACCTCACGCTCGACTGGTGCCGGCTACGCGAGACGTTCGGCCGGCCGCTCATCTCGCGCCAGGTCGTGCAGCACAAGCTCACCGAGATGGCGCGCAAGACCGACGTCGCGCGCACCTATGCGCGCCAGACCGCTGTGCGCCACGTCTCCGGCGAAGAAGTGATCGCCGAGGCCTGTTTCGCCAAGAACACCGCCGTCGAAGCCGCCGAATGGGTGGTGAACGAGGCCGTGCAGCTGCACGGCGGGCTCGGGTACATGCGCGAGTCCGAAGTGGAGCGGCACTACCGCGACGTCCGCATCCTCGGCATCGGCGGCGGTTCCACCGAGATCCTCACCGGCCTGGCCGCGAAGCGATTGGGATACACCGCATGA
- a CDS encoding acyl-CoA carboxylase subunit beta, which produces MTALRSVVDTRAGEFAANRESMLEKLAEIDAEHAKAVAGGGEKYVERHRKRGKLLARERIELLIDEDSPFLELSPLAAWGSDYRVGASVITGIGVVEGVECLISANDPTVKGGASNPWTTKKSFRAADIAAQNRLPVINLVESGGADLPTQKEIFIPGGRIFRDLTRSSAAKVPTVALVFGNSTAGGAYLPGMSDYVVMVKERAKVFLGGPPLVKMATGEESDDESLGGAEMHARTSGLADYLAADEQDAIRLGRSIIKRLNWHKKGPAPRTGYAEPLFDPEDLLGIVPSDLKVPFDPREVIARVVDGSDFDEFKPLYGSSLTTGWANIHGYPVGILANAQGVLFSEESQKAAQFIQLANQIDTPLVFLHNTTGYMVGKEYEQGGIIKHGAMMINAVSNSKVPHLSVLMGSSYGAGHYGMCGRAYDPRFLFAWPSAKSAVMGPAQLAGVLSIVARAAAASRGQDYSEENDAAMRAMVENQIEAESMPMFLSGMLYDDGIIDPRDTRTVLGLSLSAIHNGPVKGAEGGFGVFRM; this is translated from the coding sequence ATGACCGCATTGAGGTCTGTCGTGGACACACGGGCCGGCGAGTTCGCCGCGAACCGCGAGTCCATGCTCGAGAAGCTCGCCGAGATCGACGCCGAGCACGCCAAGGCCGTGGCCGGCGGCGGCGAGAAGTACGTGGAGCGTCACCGCAAGCGCGGCAAGCTCCTGGCCCGCGAACGGATCGAGCTGCTGATCGACGAGGACTCGCCGTTCCTGGAGCTCTCGCCGCTGGCCGCGTGGGGCTCGGACTACCGCGTGGGCGCGAGCGTGATCACCGGCATCGGCGTGGTCGAGGGCGTGGAGTGCCTGATCTCCGCGAACGACCCGACGGTCAAGGGTGGCGCGAGCAACCCGTGGACCACCAAGAAGAGCTTCCGTGCAGCCGACATCGCGGCGCAGAACCGCCTGCCGGTGATCAACCTCGTCGAGTCCGGCGGCGCGGACCTGCCGACGCAGAAGGAGATCTTCATCCCCGGCGGGCGGATCTTCCGCGACCTCACGCGGTCTTCGGCCGCGAAGGTACCCACCGTGGCGCTGGTCTTCGGCAACTCGACCGCCGGCGGCGCGTACCTGCCGGGCATGTCCGACTACGTCGTGATGGTCAAGGAACGCGCGAAGGTGTTCCTCGGCGGGCCGCCGCTGGTGAAGATGGCGACCGGCGAGGAGTCCGACGACGAGTCGCTGGGCGGCGCCGAGATGCACGCCCGCACGTCGGGCCTGGCCGACTACCTCGCGGCCGACGAGCAGGACGCGATCCGGCTGGGCCGCAGTATCATCAAGCGGCTCAACTGGCACAAGAAGGGGCCGGCGCCTCGGACCGGGTACGCCGAGCCGCTGTTCGATCCCGAGGACCTGCTCGGCATCGTGCCGAGTGATCTCAAGGTGCCGTTCGACCCGCGCGAGGTGATCGCCCGCGTGGTCGACGGGTCGGACTTCGACGAGTTCAAGCCGCTCTACGGGTCGAGCCTGACCACCGGGTGGGCGAACATCCACGGCTACCCCGTCGGCATCCTCGCCAACGCGCAGGGCGTGCTGTTCAGCGAGGAATCGCAGAAGGCCGCGCAGTTCATCCAGCTGGCCAACCAGATCGACACCCCGCTCGTCTTCCTGCACAACACCACCGGCTACATGGTCGGCAAGGAGTACGAGCAGGGCGGCATCATCAAGCACGGCGCGATGATGATCAACGCCGTGTCGAACTCCAAGGTGCCGCACCTGTCCGTCCTCATGGGATCGTCCTACGGCGCCGGGCACTACGGCATGTGCGGGCGCGCCTACGACCCGCGGTTCCTGTTCGCGTGGCCGAGCGCGAAGTCGGCCGTGATGGGCCCGGCGCAGCTGGCCGGCGTGCTGTCCATTGTGGCCCGCGCGGCGGCCGCGAGCCGGGGGCAGGACTACAGCGAGGAGAACGACGCGGCGATGCGCGCCATGGTCGAGAACCAGATCGAGGCCGAGTCGATGCCCATGTTCCTCTCGGGCATGCTCTACGACGACGGCATCATCGACCCGCGCGACACCCGCACGGTGCTCGGCCTGAGCCTGTCGGCGATCCACAACGGACCAGTGAAGGGCGCCGAGGGTGGCTTCGGCGTCTTCCGGATGTAG